The Pedobacter mucosus genome window below encodes:
- a CDS encoding cupin domain-containing protein: MKDNTKYLMLAFMALITSCIKSENVEVKESGIFPKGEKNKTKNFIGDVWVKSLVDADSLNENAVGNVTFAPGARSNWHSHPAGQIVLATEGVGYYQEKGKAKVTLRKGDIVKCPPNLPHWHGASPDVKFVQVAISSRSKGPAVWLDEVPDSVYLAK, translated from the coding sequence ATGAAAGATAATACTAAATATTTAATGCTAGCATTTATGGCCTTAATTACCTCCTGTATAAAAAGTGAAAATGTAGAAGTAAAGGAATCTGGAATATTTCCAAAGGGGGAAAAAAATAAAACAAAAAATTTCATAGGCGATGTGTGGGTCAAGTCCCTTGTTGATGCAGACAGCCTGAATGAGAATGCAGTTGGAAACGTAACCTTTGCCCCCGGAGCTAGAAGCAATTGGCATTCGCACCCAGCGGGCCAAATCGTTTTAGCCACTGAAGGAGTTGGCTATTACCAAGAAAAAGGCAAAGCCAAGGTAACACTTCGCAAAGGCGATATTGTAAAATGCCCGCCCAATTTGCCGCATTGGCATGGCGCAAGTCCGGATGTTAAATTTGTACAGGTTGCAATAAGCAGCCGCAGTAAAGGGCCTGCAGTTTGGCTTGATGAAGTGCCAGATAGTGTTTACCTTGCCAAATAA
- a CDS encoding DUF4625 domain-containing protein produces the protein MKKPLICFSLIAILFAGSCKKDEQAAIDTEYPVIDVTATTAFPKQCSVIKRGESFSFRALLSDNTALGSVSVDIHHNFDHHSHSTEVAGCDMGSVKTPLKPFLLIQSYPIPAGLGKFEIDQKITVPADVDLGDYHFLIRLTDKEGWQTIKGLSIKII, from the coding sequence ATGAAAAAGCCATTAATTTGTTTTAGTCTGATTGCCATACTATTTGCCGGCTCCTGTAAAAAGGATGAACAGGCAGCAATCGACACCGAGTATCCTGTTATTGATGTTACTGCTACAACCGCTTTCCCTAAACAATGCAGCGTGATTAAGCGTGGAGAAAGTTTTTCCTTTCGGGCTTTGCTGAGCGATAATACCGCGTTGGGATCTGTCAGCGTAGATATTCACCACAATTTTGACCACCATTCTCATAGTACCGAAGTAGCAGGATGTGACATGGGATCGGTAAAGACACCATTAAAACCGTTTCTATTAATACAAAGCTATCCCATTCCTGCCGGACTTGGAAAATTTGAAATAGACCAAAAAATTACGGTTCCAGCTGATGTTGATCTTGGTGATTATCATTTCTTAATCCGCCTAACAGATAAAGAAGGCTGGCAAACCATCAAAGGTTTGAGTATTAAAATTATCTAA
- a CDS encoding flavodoxin, which produces MKTITSSMLVATMICFMVGCSKAQRPADSSDHNLDGKNVLIVYLSRTKNTKAIAEIIQNQVGGKLVALELQKPYPENYQAIVDQVAKENAEGYLPPLKTKIDSLEKFDVIFIGFPTWGMQLPPPMKSFLSQHNLKGKTLIPFNTNAGYGIGSTFQTVKDLAPSGNILEGFSIQGGKERDGIFFVMEGEKEKLAKDDIKKWLQKIKITK; this is translated from the coding sequence ATGAAAACAATAACATCCTCTATGCTGGTAGCAACTATGATTTGCTTTATGGTTGGTTGTTCAAAAGCTCAGCGTCCTGCAGATAGTAGTGATCATAATTTGGATGGCAAAAATGTATTAATCGTTTATTTATCGAGGACAAAAAACACAAAGGCAATTGCCGAAATTATTCAAAACCAGGTGGGCGGAAAGTTAGTTGCTTTAGAGCTGCAGAAGCCCTACCCCGAAAATTATCAAGCTATTGTAGATCAGGTAGCAAAAGAAAATGCCGAAGGTTATTTACCTCCACTGAAAACCAAGATTGATAGTTTAGAGAAATTTGATGTCATATTTATTGGATTCCCAACATGGGGCATGCAACTTCCGCCGCCCATGAAAAGTTTTCTCAGTCAACATAATTTGAAAGGCAAAACCCTTATACCATTTAACACCAATGCAGGTTATGGTATTGGAAGTACCTTTCAAACGGTAAAAGATTTGGCTCCATCAGGTAATATTTTGGAAGGATTTTCTATTCAGGGAGGAAAAGAAAGAGACGGAATATTTTTTGTGATGGAAGGTGAAAAAGAAAAGCTGGCAAAGGACGATATTAAAAAATGGTTACAAAAGATTAAAATAACGAAGTAA
- a CDS encoding DUF4625 domain-containing protein, with protein MKKNFVLLYLFMLITVLFAACKKDGSQEPELQKPTASNIEIGTGNNKRGIIGADFHLNADIIAGNQIENVKVVISQKSTETYAASWKFELLWESYKGAKNTTVHKHFTIPLDAPKGKYDFFLIVTDINGTKLEIKEDFNIIAKADLAFNPTFTFNKATPKENQVFKKGAFITAYFSVNDVKGEGSLTAVLIKETAKHNPETVSSINLEKAISFGKSVTSIEPGFGMYNTIAVGAETDMNGSPIKGEKSWESGKYNFVMLYENKGYGISIYKSIPIVIDYN; from the coding sequence ATGAAAAAAAACTTTGTCCTGCTTTATCTTTTTATGTTGATTACCGTTCTTTTTGCGGCCTGTAAAAAAGATGGATCTCAAGAGCCTGAACTTCAAAAACCAACTGCTTCTAACATCGAAATAGGAACAGGAAATAATAAACGGGGAATTATAGGTGCAGACTTCCACCTTAATGCAGACATTATTGCTGGTAATCAAATTGAAAATGTTAAAGTGGTAATCAGCCAGAAAAGCACAGAAACTTATGCTGCATCATGGAAGTTTGAACTCCTTTGGGAAAGTTATAAAGGCGCCAAGAATACAACCGTTCATAAACATTTTACCATTCCGCTAGATGCTCCAAAGGGTAAATATGATTTTTTTCTGATTGTAACTGATATAAATGGCACTAAGTTGGAAATTAAAGAAGACTTTAACATTATAGCAAAGGCTGACCTTGCTTTTAATCCAACTTTCACTTTTAATAAGGCCACACCTAAGGAAAATCAGGTATTTAAAAAAGGAGCATTTATTACCGCCTATTTTAGTGTAAACGATGTAAAAGGAGAAGGATCATTAACCGCTGTTTTGATTAAAGAAACCGCAAAGCATAATCCAGAAACCGTGAGTAGCATTAATTTAGAAAAAGCGATTTCGTTCGGTAAATCTGTAACAAGCATTGAGCCTGGCTTTGGTATGTATAACACCATAGCCGTTGGTGCGGAAACGGATATGAATGGATCGCCCATCAAAGGAGAAAAAAGCTGGGAATCAGGAAAGTACAATTTTGTTATGTTGTATGAAAACAAAGGATATGGCATCAGCATTTATAAAAGTATACCCATTGTGATTGATTATAATTAA
- a CDS encoding carboxymuconolactone decarboxylase family protein produces MILLFSVTFKADAQPKPSKDSLNLKQQSLVAIAAQTAKGDLTALKVNLNAGLASGLTVNEIKEAIVHCYAYCGFPRSIRALQTFMVVVEDRKAKGIIDVLGAEASSIETKESKYDRGKIVLEKLTGTKETGSKKGYAAFAPIMEIFLKEHLFADIFERDVLTFQDRELLTVSVIASIGDAEPMLLSHLNICLNVGLTPAQLQQFVQIIEPIIGNQKTKAAQKVLKEVLTAKLKG; encoded by the coding sequence ATGATTTTATTATTCAGCGTTACTTTTAAAGCAGATGCACAGCCAAAACCATCAAAAGATTCCTTAAATCTTAAGCAGCAAAGCTTGGTTGCTATTGCAGCTCAAACTGCTAAAGGTGACCTAACTGCACTTAAAGTAAATTTGAATGCAGGTTTAGCATCTGGCCTTACCGTGAATGAAATTAAAGAAGCCATAGTTCACTGCTACGCTTATTGTGGGTTTCCTAGGAGTATCCGGGCATTACAAACATTCATGGTTGTAGTAGAAGATCGAAAAGCTAAAGGAATTATCGACGTATTAGGGGCTGAAGCATCATCAATCGAAACTAAAGAAAGCAAATATGATCGGGGAAAAATTGTACTTGAAAAATTGACCGGAACAAAAGAGACTGGTTCAAAGAAAGGTTACGCAGCATTTGCCCCAATAATGGAAATATTTTTAAAAGAACATCTTTTTGCAGATATTTTTGAACGTGATGTGCTTACCTTTCAAGATAGAGAACTCTTAACTGTTTCCGTTATCGCAAGTATTGGAGATGCAGAACCAATGCTGTTATCGCACTTAAATATTTGCCTTAATGTTGGGTTAACGCCAGCGCAGTTACAGCAATTTGTTCAGATAATCGAACCAATTATTGGAAACCAAAAAACAAAAGCAGCACAAAAAGTGCTAAAAGAAGTTTTAACTGCCAAACTTAAAGGTTAA
- a CDS encoding TonB-dependent receptor — translation MKNILIVLLFLLAAIKVQAQDLHVTGIITDINSKPLKGIVVKLLPTDKQCVTDANGNFILNDIPKATYQLKADLVGYNGISVELNIQSQLIHLPLTMHLAQHQLEEVIIRDKHIDQRKQNESLNVEVITPAFIQRNLGGSLMKTLERLPGIKTIGIGSGQSKPLIRGLGFNRVVVVDKGIKHEGQQWGADHGLEIDQFAVGEVELIKGAASFVYGSDAIGGAIDIKPTPLPAPNTLGGSIDLIGKTNNNLYGTSANLYGRKQHWFFDARATFQDYGDYRVPTDKVFVYDYAVNLHRNQLRNTAGNETGLHLNTGYVNDHFRSIFYLSNVYSRSGFFANAHGLEPRRVDETLHDRSDRDILMPNQKVNHLKLINHSEYQLASHRIELELGYQHNFRQEFNQYVNHGYMPPVYPAELNIPIDLEREFDKRVYSANLRDNIDLGNHSLKFGANLEQQNNGIFGWSFLVPAFNQLALGAFAYDKFKLNDEILLHAAIRYDYGYIKMFSYQDWFNSATTNNNVTVSERLTRSGDLSRTFNSLVWSAGINYNPDGGFSLKANLGKSFRMPIAKELAANGVNYHYFSYERGNAELSPEQSYQADLSLAWSNERWSVQLSPFYNYFSNYIYLNPTAEHDYFYGAGNQVFEYAQSKVLRYGGELQLKYQFFKHFSTEILGEYLYAKQLSGDKKGYTLPFSPPASALINLTWSPNTKGKLKESYFSIDYRLTATQNNIVPPEKKTPGYQVINLQAGSKIQLYGHSIIISLQAQNLLNTKYLNHTSFYRLIELPEAGRNIIISLKIPFARQITVKK, via the coding sequence TTGAAGAACATTCTTATTGTTTTGCTGTTTCTGCTTGCCGCAATAAAGGTGCAAGCACAAGATTTACATGTAACCGGCATCATTACCGATATAAATTCAAAGCCACTTAAAGGCATTGTTGTTAAGCTTTTACCTACTGATAAACAATGTGTTACAGATGCTAACGGAAATTTTATACTGAATGATATTCCCAAAGCGACCTATCAATTAAAAGCTGATTTAGTTGGATATAATGGAATTTCTGTTGAGCTAAATATTCAATCTCAGTTAATTCATTTACCACTTACCATGCATTTGGCTCAGCATCAGCTGGAAGAAGTAATCATTAGGGATAAACATATTGATCAGCGTAAGCAAAATGAATCGCTAAATGTGGAGGTAATTACGCCAGCTTTTATCCAGAGAAATCTGGGTGGTAGCTTGATGAAAACCTTGGAACGCTTACCAGGAATTAAAACAATTGGTATTGGCTCAGGTCAATCCAAACCATTAATTCGTGGTTTAGGCTTCAATCGTGTAGTAGTTGTAGACAAAGGGATTAAACACGAGGGCCAGCAATGGGGTGCTGATCATGGTTTGGAGATCGACCAGTTTGCGGTTGGAGAAGTAGAACTGATTAAAGGAGCGGCTTCTTTTGTTTATGGATCAGATGCCATTGGCGGAGCTATTGACATTAAGCCAACCCCTTTACCTGCACCCAATACCTTGGGCGGATCGATAGACCTGATTGGAAAAACTAACAATAATTTATATGGAACTTCAGCTAATCTTTATGGAAGAAAACAGCATTGGTTTTTCGATGCCCGTGCAACTTTTCAGGATTATGGAGATTACCGTGTGCCAACAGATAAGGTATTTGTATACGATTATGCAGTAAATCTACACCGTAACCAATTACGCAATACCGCCGGAAATGAAACTGGTTTACACCTTAATACGGGCTATGTAAATGATCATTTTAGATCAATATTCTACCTCAGTAACGTTTACAGCAGGAGCGGATTCTTTGCAAATGCGCATGGCTTAGAACCTCGAAGGGTAGACGAAACTTTGCATGACCGCTCCGATCGGGATATTCTAATGCCTAATCAAAAAGTAAATCACCTGAAACTAATTAATCATAGCGAATATCAACTTGCTTCACATCGAATTGAACTGGAATTGGGCTATCAGCATAATTTCAGACAAGAATTTAATCAGTATGTAAACCATGGCTATATGCCGCCGGTTTACCCAGCCGAATTGAATATTCCCATTGATTTGGAAAGAGAGTTTGACAAGCGGGTTTATAGCGCTAACCTACGTGATAACATTGATTTGGGCAACCATTCGCTAAAGTTTGGCGCCAATTTGGAGCAGCAAAATAATGGCATTTTTGGCTGGAGTTTTTTAGTTCCCGCTTTTAATCAGCTGGCGTTAGGGGCTTTTGCATATGATAAGTTTAAGCTGAATGATGAAATTTTATTACATGCTGCAATCCGTTATGACTACGGATACATCAAGATGTTCAGTTATCAAGATTGGTTTAATTCTGCCACAACAAACAACAATGTAACGGTAAGCGAAAGGTTGACAAGGTCTGGTGATTTGAGTCGTACTTTTAATAGTTTGGTTTGGTCGGCGGGTATAAATTATAATCCTGATGGCGGTTTCAGCTTAAAGGCAAACCTTGGAAAAAGTTTTCGAATGCCCATTGCAAAAGAGCTGGCGGCAAACGGGGTTAACTATCATTATTTTAGTTATGAACGCGGTAATGCCGAATTATCTCCTGAGCAATCTTATCAGGCAGATTTAAGCCTTGCATGGAGCAATGAGCGGTGGTCAGTTCAGCTCAGTCCTTTTTACAATTACTTCTCCAATTATATTTACCTAAATCCAACTGCTGAACATGATTATTTCTATGGCGCTGGCAATCAAGTATTCGAATATGCGCAAAGTAAAGTACTGCGTTATGGTGGCGAACTGCAATTAAAATATCAATTTTTTAAACATTTTAGCACGGAAATATTAGGCGAATACCTGTACGCAAAACAGCTATCAGGAGATAAAAAGGGCTATACATTGCCTTTCTCCCCTCCAGCATCGGCGCTAATCAACCTTACCTGGTCTCCAAATACTAAAGGCAAATTAAAAGAAAGTTATTTTTCTATTGACTACCGCCTGACTGCCACACAAAACAATATTGTACCACCAGAAAAGAAAACCCCAGGTTATCAGGTGATTAATCTGCAGGCAGGTTCTAAAATTCAGCTTTATGGGCATTCCATCATAATTAGTCTCCAGGCACAAAACCTGCTCAACACAAAATACCTAAACCACACCAGTTTTTACCGTTTGATAGAATTACCTGAAGCCGGTAGAAATATAATCATCTCGCTTAAAATACCCTTTGCGAGGCAAATAACAGTTAAAAAGTAA
- a CDS encoding response regulator — protein sequence MKKRIRLFIFDNDPEELWILREIFEASDFEVSTVSDMRNLFHKIVEFAPDVLLIDVQLNNYDGRTLCHHLRHTEATKDIPIIMMSPHDDLSPMDGVFCKADYMIKKPFKVSDVIQYIDTITSTNENQINGTN from the coding sequence ATGAAAAAGCGTATTCGGTTATTTATTTTTGATAACGACCCAGAGGAACTTTGGATTTTGCGTGAGATTTTTGAAGCAAGCGATTTCGAAGTGAGTACGGTAAGTGATATGAGAAATCTATTTCACAAAATTGTAGAATTTGCACCAGATGTGCTGCTAATTGATGTTCAATTGAATAATTACGATGGAAGAACATTGTGTCATCACTTGCGGCATACAGAGGCTACCAAAGATATACCCATTATTATGATGTCTCCACATGATGACTTAAGTCCGATGGATGGTGTTTTTTGCAAGGCAGACTACATGATTAAAAAACCTTTTAAAGTCAGTGATGTCATACAATATATTGATACGATCACGAGCACCAATGAAAACCAAATTAACGGAACTAATTAA
- a CDS encoding response regulator produces the protein MKKVMIVEDDKSNLDILSLMLDMEGIECVGVSNPVKLLSRVKQQRPGLILMDIELGIFDGRDLCQQLKSDEQNKEIPVIILSAATESKLMSAYQYGADLAIPKPFELNYLLETVSK, from the coding sequence ATGAAAAAAGTCATGATTGTAGAGGATGATAAATCCAATCTCGATATTTTAAGCTTAATGCTAGATATGGAAGGCATTGAATGTGTAGGTGTCAGTAATCCAGTTAAATTGCTCTCTAGAGTAAAGCAGCAAAGGCCCGGGCTAATCCTTATGGATATTGAGCTCGGGATATTTGACGGAAGAGACTTATGCCAACAGCTTAAATCTGATGAACAAAACAAAGAAATTCCGGTAATTATACTCTCCGCAGCAACTGAATCTAAATTGATGTCTGCTTATCAATATGGTGCCGACCTTGCTATACCGAAGCCTTTCGAACTCAATTATTTACTAGAAACGGTGAGCAAATAA
- a CDS encoding alpha-ketoglutarate-dependent dioxygenase AlkB yields the protein METSIPGLLLFPNFINEELEEELLNEIDGQIWAVDYLRRLQYYGYRNELEKPYDLIPFPVAIPPKIYQLSAQIVGNGILDYQPDQVIINEYVPGEGIKPHKDRAYYENQICGVNLGSSCIMRFIKGSNLEIIDIEIPRRSLYLMQDDARKKWSHGIPPRKKDKINGNFQHRQRRVSITYRKVKPSRVKPINQEGKVAQLLKDKFNINPESF from the coding sequence ATGGAAACATCAATCCCCGGACTATTATTATTTCCCAACTTCATTAATGAGGAATTAGAAGAAGAATTGCTTAATGAGATTGACGGTCAGATTTGGGCTGTTGATTATTTGCGAAGATTGCAATATTACGGATACCGGAATGAGCTAGAAAAACCATATGACTTAATACCTTTTCCAGTTGCTATTCCGCCAAAAATCTACCAATTATCAGCACAAATTGTTGGTAATGGAATTCTTGATTATCAACCTGACCAGGTTATAATAAACGAATATGTGCCCGGAGAAGGCATTAAACCGCACAAAGACAGGGCTTATTATGAAAATCAAATTTGTGGTGTAAACTTAGGAAGTAGTTGCATTATGAGGTTTATAAAAGGAAGTAATTTAGAAATAATTGATATTGAAATTCCGAGACGCTCCTTGTATTTAATGCAAGATGATGCTAGAAAGAAATGGAGCCACGGCATACCACCTAGAAAGAAAGACAAGATAAACGGTAATTTTCAGCACAGACAAAGGAGAGTGTCAATAACGTATCGAAAGGTTAAACCTAGCCGAGTAAAACCTATTAATCAGGAAGGAAAGGTTGCCCAACTTTTGAAAGATAAATTTAATATTAATCCTGAATCGTTTTAA
- a CDS encoding CorA family divalent cation transporter, with amino-acid sequence MIEVLGTDKQITNYKSVNDIDPENLEFYVMQFVDYTDVEISWAEKTYELNTSILTRFEDIEISSHFLADEKQVSLHISIPYYNTEKELSESPVFFLITQQGLFLFSNHEVDDYLNKSFDHKFAILDQLSNLESYIKFQIEFISDYYADIIELETKKVKLLASKILLEKEFSKDVMDLITRYKFNNLLLKESLIETTRVFNLYKKSPWHHKYNIKATIEAELSDLSVVSDYIQFNFDRLNDLKENVSNKIDLEQNHIFKMLTVVTVCISLPTLIAGIYGMNFENMPELKSFHGYFIALIAMLFAAILPYFYFKRKKWF; translated from the coding sequence ATGATAGAAGTTTTAGGTACTGATAAGCAAATTACCAACTATAAAAGCGTAAATGACATCGATCCAGAAAATCTGGAATTTTATGTGATGCAGTTTGTTGATTATACCGATGTCGAAATAAGCTGGGCCGAAAAAACATATGAATTAAATACTTCAATCCTGACAAGGTTTGAGGATATTGAGATTAGTTCGCATTTTTTGGCTGATGAAAAACAGGTCTCTTTGCATATCTCAATTCCATATTATAATACAGAAAAAGAACTTTCAGAATCACCAGTATTTTTTCTAATCACACAACAAGGACTTTTTCTTTTCTCAAATCACGAAGTAGACGATTATCTCAATAAAAGTTTTGACCATAAATTTGCTATACTCGACCAGCTATCTAACTTAGAAAGCTATATAAAGTTCCAGATAGAATTCATATCCGACTATTATGCGGATATTATTGAACTGGAAACAAAAAAGGTAAAGTTGCTAGCCAGCAAAATTTTACTCGAAAAAGAGTTTTCCAAAGATGTAATGGATCTCATTACACGTTATAAGTTTAATAACCTTTTATTAAAAGAATCACTGATTGAAACAACCCGGGTTTTTAATCTATACAAAAAAAGCCCTTGGCATCACAAATACAATATCAAGGCAACTATAGAGGCTGAGCTGAGTGATTTATCTGTAGTATCCGATTACATACAATTTAATTTCGATCGATTAAATGACCTAAAAGAAAACGTTTCGAATAAGATCGACCTGGAACAGAATCATATTTTCAAAATGTTGACTGTTGTTACCGTATGCATTTCACTTCCTACGCTTATAGCAGGAATATATGGAATGAACTTTGAAAATATGCCGGAACTTAAAAGTTTTCATGGTTATTTTATTGCTTTAATCGCGATGCTCTTTGCTGCTATTTTACCTTACTTTTATTTTAAGCGCAAAAAGTGGTTTTAA
- a CDS encoding PPC domain-containing DNA-binding protein: MKHYLIVLFVFILMIPRQTFAQTKTADTVKRYIKVPAGYLMVLRQGDDVLQQIEELVKKEKIPSANYTGMGFVNAKFGFFNFQTKEYEPKEFNKVEMASMSGAVAWQDGKVSLHTHGVVTDRTFAAFGGHLLSATVDTGSLEVLVTLHDVKLERKMEQPLGANVLQLKN, translated from the coding sequence ATGAAACATTATTTGATTGTACTGTTTGTATTTATATTGATGATACCAAGGCAAACATTTGCGCAAACAAAAACTGCAGATACCGTGAAGCGATACATAAAGGTTCCAGCGGGGTATTTAATGGTTTTACGACAAGGAGATGATGTTCTTCAACAGATAGAAGAACTCGTTAAGAAAGAAAAAATACCCTCTGCAAATTATACCGGAATGGGCTTTGTTAACGCAAAATTTGGCTTTTTTAATTTTCAAACAAAAGAGTATGAGCCAAAGGAATTTAATAAAGTAGAAATGGCGAGTATGAGTGGTGCGGTTGCATGGCAAGATGGAAAAGTCTCTTTACATACTCATGGAGTGGTTACCGATCGTACATTCGCCGCATTTGGTGGCCACCTTTTGAGTGCAACTGTTGATACTGGATCTTTAGAGGTTTTAGTAACCCTGCATGATGTTAAGTTAGAAAGAAAAATGGAGCAACCCTTAGGCGCTAATGTTTTACAGTTGAAGAATTAG